DNA sequence from the Thermococcus gammatolerans EJ3 genome:
GAAGGGGTCCCCTCCCTGATTTCCTTGCGGGAGCTTTAACGGCCCTGCTCGTCATTGCCTTCGCTTTAGCCCTCTCCCTCCTTCCCCTTTACCTCCCCTTCCCGCTGAACTACGCCCTCGCGGTTTACCTCCTGAAAAGCTCCTTCGCGATGAGGAGCCTCCACGAGCACATCGCAAGGACGATAACAGAGGATATCAATGAAAAGCGGAAGGCCGTCTCGATGATAGTGAGCAGGGACGTTAAAAATCTCGACGAAAGTCATCTCAACTCCGCCTCGATAGAGAGCTTGGCTGAAAACCTCAACGACTCCGTAATCGCTCCGCTGTTCTACTTCCTCCTCTTCGGCCTCCCAGGAGCTTTGTTCTACCGCGCGGTGAACACGATCGATGCCATGCTCGGCTACAGGAACGAGCGCTACGAGTTCTTCGGCAAGTTTTCCGCCAGATTAGACGACGTTCTGAACTTCATTCCGGCGAGGCTAACTGTCCTCCTCTACATCCCGCTTGGCGGTTTGAAGGTTCTCAGGCACTACCACCTTGCAAAGTTCAAGATAAACTCCGACAAGCCGATGTCGGCCATGAGTGCCGTTCTCGGCGTCTGGCTCGAGAAGCCCGGAGTTTACCGCTTTCCGGGGAGGGAACCGAAAAACAAGGACATAAAACGAGCCCTAAAGGTTTACTGGTTCGTAGTTGCCGAATGGGTTGGAATCGTCCTTTTACTCCTCGCAAAGGGGGTGTGCCCATGCTGGAGCCCGTGAAGTTCTCGACTTATCACGGCGGTGCGAGGGAAGAGGGACTGCTCGACTTTTCCGCGTCGCTCAATCCTTACCCGCCGGGGTGGCTCGACGAGATGTTCAAACGCGCAAAGGAAATAAGCAACCGCTACCCCTACTACGAGAGGCTTGAGGAAGAACTGGAAGGGCTCGTCGGCGAGCCTCTAATCATAACTGCCGGCATCACCGAGGCGCTCTATTTACTCGGAATCCTCGCGCTCCGCGGGAAGAAGGCGATAATACCGGAGCACACCTACGGCGAGTACGAGCGAGTTTCGTGGATTTTTGGGGCGAGAGTCGTTAAAGGCCCGAACGAACCTGAGAAGCTGGCCGAACTCGTCGAGAGAAACTCGGTCGTCTTCTTCTGCAACCCCAACAACCCCGACGGAAGGTTCTACAGCGTTAGGGAGCTCAAGCCACTCCTCGATGCGGTGGAAGACAGGGGGGCGCTCCTCGTTTTGGATGAGGCTTTCATAGACTTCGTGAAAAAGCCAGATAGTCCGAAGGGGGAGAACATCGTGAAGCTCAGAACCTTTACCAAGAGCTACGGTTTGCCGGGGGTAAGGGTCGGCTACGTTCTCGGCTTTGAAGAAGCCTTCAGGAGCGTTAGAATGCCCTGGAGCATAGGCTCGACTGGAGTTGCCTTTCTCGAATTCCTCATTGAAGACGGCTTCGAGCACCTCAGGAGAACGATGCCGTTAATCTGGCGCGAGAAGGAGAGGATTGAGAAGGCACTTGGCGTGAAAAGCGACGCAAACTTCTTCATCAAGCGCGTTGGCAACGCTGAGGGGTTCGTTGATGCCATGAAGAAGCGCGGAATCCTCGTGAGGAACTGCGAGAGCTTCGGCCTCCCTGAGTACATCCGCTTTTCGGTGAGGAAGCCTGAGGAGAATGAAATGCTCATTCGGGCCTTTAAATCCATGAGGGTTTGAAGTTACTCCCCTGCCTTTTACAGTAAGAAATGAGAACATCAAGCCTTCTGGCCCTCTGAGGGCTTGGGATTTGTTGCCTTATCACTTGCCGGCCATTTTCTCACAGGGGAAGTACACCTTTCCAACGAAGCCTTCGCCAGCAGGACCGATGACGTAAACATCGCCAACTGAGTACTTGTAGATTGCCGTAACACTCCCGCTCTTTGTTTTGCAGATCTCCGGCAAGAGGTAGGTGTCGTTTTTGAGTTCAACAGTGGGAGCGTTGGCGATCTGAATGGGTCTCTGAATCACTAGGGTGACGTTGAATGTCTCGTTCCAGACCGTTAGCTTCTTCACGGACCATCCGATGGGCCTGACGAGGTAGTGCGTTCCGTTCTTCTTGACCTCGTAGTTGATAGTCATCTCAATGCTTTTCTTCGGCGTGCCTTCAACTCTGATGTCAACGCTTGTCGTTGAACCGTTTTTCATGCGCACCAGTATGGACGCGAGGTTCTCGGGATTCTTGAAGCTGTAGTAGGGTAGCATGTACACGTCGTCCGAGAGCTTGAAGGCGGAGAGGTTGAGGACGTCTGGGCTTGTTTTGATCAGTATTGCTGGATAGGAGTAATTCACGGTAACGTGTTTGTATCCGATGAATTTAGCGTGAACGTGGAACATAACTGCTGTTACGTTGATGCCGGGATTGAACGGAACCGCATTGATCTTTATGGAGAAGTTCGTTTTGGTTTCCTCGTGGCCGAGACAGCCAGCCGACAGTACCACGAATAGAAGCAGTAATGGAACGATTTTCCTGATCATAATAACACCACCCTTGTGGTGTGAAGATAGTTATGACTATGCCCTCAAGTATATAAACGTTTTGGTATAGCTTATAAACTCCTGTGCAACTGACTTGGAGGAGATGGAACCCCATCCTTTGAGCTCAGCGGGGATGTTCGGGATGCGTACCGAGGTTTAACCTGGGGGAGGATCTTTATTAACCCTCGGAGCCTAGTCTCTCAGGTGATCCGATGCTATTGAAGGTTATAAAACGCCGGGCCTTGACTCTCTCCTCGGGACTGGAACTGGTGGATTTCGGCTTTGCACTGCCGTACACGTGGGTTCTCGTGGAAGGAGGAGAGGGCAGGGCTTTAGGTGTCGCGATGACTCTTCCCGAGGAGATCCAGCGTTACACGAACTCGATAGGCGAGCCTTCGGTAGAGGAGTTCATCGAGAGGGTCGACAGCCTCAACGTCATCGAGCGCACCCTCGGGCTCGCGGCGATAAACGCGGTTTCCCAGTACCACATGGACCTCAGCGGTGCGGAGTGGGTTGATGTTCTGGACTTAATCCCTGAAAACGCCGGAAAAGTCGCTTTAATAGGCAATATGCCCCCTCTGGTGAGGGAACTGAGGGAAAAAGGCTACGAACTCTACGTTTTCGAGAGAAACCCCAAGCTGTGGGACAGGGAAACGCTCAGCGACGTTCTTGAGTACCACCTCCTTCCCGAGATGGACGCGGTCATAGCGAGCGCGAGCTGTCTCGTTAACGGGACTATAGACATGCTCCTTGAGAGGGCCAAGAGGGCAAAGATATTTGTTCTAACGGGGCCGACGGGACAGCTTCTGCCCGAGTTCTTGAGGGGAACGGGTGTTACTCACCTTGCCTCGATGAAAGTGGTCGATATCAAAAAGGCAATTCTCGGCCTCAAGCTCGGCTCATTCAAAGGCTTTGAGAAGGGGAACCGGAAATACGTGGTTGAGGTAGGGTGACTTCAAAGAAACTCCCACAGCCTCCTGAAGAACTCCGTTTTTCTACCCCTTTCCGTCACGAAGCGCAGGATTTTGAGCTCTTCGAGGGTATCATCTTTGATTTTGACTATTCTAGTAACCCCTTTCACATCCCTGCTTTCTGCGAGGGCATTAACGACCTTCCAGCCGTTGGGAAGGAGGGCGTTGAAGTACCTCTTAAGCCACCTCTCATCAATCGAGCGGACGAAGAGCTCGCCCTCGCGGGAAAGGCGGTAGTAGGTGTGGTGCTTGTGAACCTCGAAGGCCTTCTTGAAGCGCGCCCTGCTTCTCTTTATCGCGCTCCCAGAATCGCGTTCAATCAAGCCGAGCTCGAGGAGGTCGTTTATTGAGTCCTCGATGAGCTCAAGGGGCAAACCGCTCATCTTAGACATCATCTTGGCGTAGTCAACGCCCGCCTTTTTCAGGTGGGCTAAAACGTAGAGGTGAACCGGCAGGAGTTCAAAGCCTCGGTAGGAACCGGGGCGTTCTCCCCGCGTATTCCCTCTACTCATCGCCGAACCGCTCCTCAAGGGCCTTCTCCTCATCGCCTATAAACCTCACTACTGCGAACCAGTAAATCGCTGGCAGGCCGAGCATGAAGCCTCCGATAACGAGAGAGAAGCCGGGGATTATCAGGAGGCCCCAGATTGAGTATATCGGGTGCCTGACGCGGGAATAACAGCCTTTTGTCAGTAGTTTGCCTTCTCTGTAGGCCCTCGAGACCTGAAGGTAGCAGATGAACCACAGTGCGACTCCAGCAATAACGAGAATCGCTCCCATCCTCGGCAATCTCAGGGCTTGGAGCCCGAGGGCGAAGTTCAGGTAAAAGGCGAGGAGCGCGTAGAGAAAAGCGAAAAGCGCCACCCTCGGCTCTATGCCCCAGAAGCGCATGACTCACTCCTCGATTGGGGGTTTCTCAGCCTTTTTCGTCTGAACCTGCTCCCAGAGCTCGTCGAAGTTCTCAAGAACCCTTTGCAGGGCGAGCTTTAAATCTCTAGTCCTCGTGAAAAATGCAACCTTGTTGGTTTTGTCCCTTATGCGCAGGAAGTTCGGTCCCATTCTGAAGGCAGCTAGGACATCGACGTCGAGGAGCTGGCCCACCACAGCTTTGAACTTCCTCGGGTCGCCGTGTCCTTCGTCCTCTTCCTCGAAGTCCTTAGCCCTGTTTGGCCTCTTCTCGATGAGCCTTACGCTCCCGTCCTCACAGACATCGTAGATTGCGAAGAACTCGGAATCGCCGTAGTGTGCGTCTATCAAGTGTTCATCGTCTTCCATTCCGAAGGCAACCTTAAGGCACCTCATGAGCACCACCGGTGAAAGCTCGATGGGCCCTTTAAAAAGATTTAGGGAAGCCTAATCACAGGTCTATGTCCTCGAACCACTGCTCGATCAAATCCTCCGGAATCTCATCATCTTCAACGCTCTCCTGTATGAACTCCCACATCTCAAGGTGTCTCCTCAGGATTTCAGCGTGCTCCCTGCTTATCTCGGCCAGCCAGCGGAAGAGCCTTCTCGTCTTCTCGGATTTGGCCTTCATGCTCAGCTCCGAGTAAAGCTTTGCCGTCGCTTTCTCCGCGTCGATGGCGTAGCGGTAGTAGTCCTCGACTGTCGCTTCCGGGTCTGTGAGGGCTTTCTCAAGGAATCCCAGTGCAACTTCAACTTCCTTCATCCCCCTGGTGTTGGGCGACACGTCCACTTCCCTGAGCAGCTTTGCGTTCCTCTCCGCGTGGTTCGCTAGCAGTTTGAGGTCGTCCTTGAAGTCCTTCGGGACGAGCGGGAGCAACGCCCTGTAAACCTCGGCCTTCCGGATCTCTATCCTCTCCAGAGCCTTCATAACCACCACCAACAATTTAATAACGAAAAGTTATATAAACTTTTTGCGTGCTTATGCAGGTGACGAATCGAGTTGGCTTTCCAGGCTGTTCCTGGGATCTGGCATGGGGGCTTTCATAAGCCACATCGAAAAGCTTTTAAATGTGTGTGCATATGCACAGAATAGAAAGGAAGGGGGTGGTTGTGATGAGGATCGCGATACCGACCAATGGTGGGGGGCTCGAGGACACGGTTGCGCCAGTCTTTGCCAGGGCCCCGGCCTTCGCGATCATCGACGTTGAAGGAGATGAAGTCAAGAACGTCAGGGTCATTCAGAACCCAGCGGCAAACGCGGCCGGAGGAGCTGGACCGCTCGCGGTTCAGACCCTAATCAACGAGGGCGTTGAGGCAATAGTGGCCCCGCAGGTCGGACCGAATGCACTCGGCGCCATTCAGGCTGCTGGAATAAAGCTCTACCAGGTTGCTCCAGGCACTCCAGTTGAGGAGGCCGTTAAGGCCGTGACCAGCGGAAGCGCCCCGAGCACCACCGCTCCGGCGCCGGCCTATGGGCCGTATCCCGCTGCACCGGCAACTCCAGTAACCCCCGCCGCCCCTGCATATCCAGCAACGCCAGCATACCCGGCTTACCCCGCCTACGGCTTTGGCCCCGGTTGGGGAAGAGGCTGGGGAAGAGGACGCGGCTGGGGCCGTGGATGGGGCAGAGGTGGAAGAGGCTGGGGCGCAAGGCTTGGCTACTGCCCCTGGACTGGCCGGCCCAGCAGGAGAACCCTTCGCTGGCTCTACGGCTGGTGGTGATTCCTTCATTTTACCTTTCTGGAGGGTGAAAGATGCCGAGAGGAATGGGGAGGGGATACGGCAGGCACTTTGGTGGGCCTTACCCCGGCTACCGGTTTTTCCCGTTCCGGGGTCTCTACGGGTTGTTAGACCTAATTATCCTCATACTGATGCTTTACATTCTCTTTAAGCTCTTCCTCGTGGCCTCTGGCTACGTCGTGGCCCTCGTAATACTGTGGCTTATCTGGAGTGCACTGAGACCGGGCAGGGGTTTCTTTGGCCCCTGGTGATCTTTTCTTTGTCCAGGCGAAACATTAAAGTACTATTGAGCAAGGAATAAGAATTGGTGATCCTATGCGCGGACCGTTTCCCGACCAGATAACTGTTAAGAGGTCCGAAATGCTTGCCGAAGAAAAGCAGAGCAAGTTTTTGCACGAGGGAGAGGAACTCAGGCAGTATTCAACCCTGGAAACAGTGGTAATCGTTATACTCGGACTGCTCGTCCTCGGGTTCGTGATATTCACTTTGAGAAACTACCTGTGAGGTTTCTACGCCTTCGTTCGTTCTTGCATGATGAAAAAAGGGGGTGCCGTTCTTCACATGCCCCCGCTTACAGCAAGCTCTATTATCTTCCTTATCTCGACGAGGAACTCCATCGGGATGTCCTTGAGCATCGGTTCGAGGAAGCCCTTGACTATGAGCTGTGTCGCTTTTTCCTCGTCAAGGCCTCTGCTCATCAGGTAGAACAGCTCTTCCTCGCGTATCTTGCCGATAGCGGCCTCGTGGCTCAGCTCGGCGTCGTCAACCTTGCTGACCAGCCCGGGGTAGGTCTCCATCGTGGCCTTGTCGCTGAGGAGCAGGGCGTCACAGCTTATGTGACCCTTCGTCTTCGGCGCTTCTGCCCTTATGATTCCGCGGGTTATCACGGTGCTCTCGTCCATTATGACGGCCTTGCTCGCGTTTATTCCCCCAGCGCCTTTGCCCTGGAGGTACATCTCACCGCCTAAATCAACAAACCAGTCCTTCTGGCCGAGGAGAATGCCGTTCAGCTCAATGTAACCGTTCTCCTCGACCCAGTACTTCGGATTTGCGACGTTGCTCTTCCCTGTTCCGAGGCCGACGGTGGTGTTGATGAAGCGCGCCCCCTTCCCAACCTTTGCCCTCGTCATGGGCCTCGTGTGGACGTACTCCGGCCAGTTCTGCAGGACGGTCAGCTGGCCCTTCGCCCCCTCGTGGAAGTACGCCTCGGTCATGTCGAGGTGGAGAGAGTGCTTGACGAGAATTGGAGCGGTACAGCCCTCTATGAGGTGAAACTCCGTGTTCTTCTCGGCGATTATGATGATGTGCGGTGCCTGAGCCAATGCACTCTCCTGTATCAGGAAGAACAGGTGGAGCGGGAACGGAACCTTGAGGCCCTCTTTGACGTACAGGAAGATTCCACCGTTCCACACAGCCGTATGGTATGCTGTAAGCTTGCTCTCGTCAACGCGGAAGAGCTTGAGGAAGTGCTCCTTGACGAGGTCGGGATACTTTCTCACAGCCTCCTCAGTTGGGAGGACTATCAGGCCCTTCTTGGCCCACTCCTGGAGGAACTGGTTGTAGATGACTCCGGTGTCGGTCTGAACAGCTAAACCAGCGATGTACTTCTGCTCGACCTCGGAAATACCAAGCCTGTCGAGCAAAGCTTTCATCTCCGGCGGCAGGTCGTCGAGGCTCTCGATGTTCTCGGGCAGGCCCTCAATCTCGGGCTTGGCTATGAACTGGAGGAGCCTCTCCTCGCTTATGACAGGGTCGTTCAGTGGAGCCCTCTCGAACGCTTCTAACGCTTTGTACCTTATCCTCGTCATCCACTCCGGTTCCCTGTTCCTCCTCGCGAGCTCCTCAATCTGGTTCTCGATTATAGCCTTTGCATCGCTCATGGTTATCGTTTCCGTCATGCTCCCACCTCCTCGAAGACCCCGGCGAAGCCTTCCCTGTCTATCCTGTCGACCAGCTCCCCTCCGCCGGTTCTCACAATCCTGCCGTCCTTCATGACGTGGACGGTAATCCTGTCCCTGTCTATGTGCTCGAGAATTCTGCCGTAATGGGTGATGAGGAGTATTGCAGTCCCCTTCCTGTGGAGCTCTTCTATCTTCCTGCTGATTACGCTGAGCGAGTCCACATCAACACCGCTGTCGGGCTCGTCAAGAATCAGGAGCTTTGGCTCGATGAGAACCGCCTGAAGGAGCTCAAGCCTCTTCCTCTCGCCGCCGGAGAAGCCAACGTTGACGTAGCGGTGCAGGTCCTCTTCCTTGAACCACAGCTCCTTCGCCTTCTCGACTATCAGGTCGTAGGCCTCCACCGGATCGAGGCCTTTCAGCTCGACCAAAACCTGCTGGAGGAACTCGATGATCTTAACGCCCTCCACCTCAGGCGGAACCTGAAAGGCCAGAAGGATTCCGCGCTTGGCCCTCTCGTCCGGACCGAGCTCGGTGATGTCCTCTCCCTCAAAGAGAATCCTCCCGTTTCTTACCTCGTACTTCGGATGGCCCGCTATGGTAAGGGCGAGGGTTGATTTCCCGCTCCCGTTGGGCCCCATTACGACGTGGAACTCGCCGGGGTTAATCTCCAGGTCAACGCCCCTGAGTATCTCCTTGTTCTCAACGTTCACGTGAAGGTTCTCAACTTTGAGCATT
Encoded proteins:
- a CDS encoding NifB/NifX family molybdenum-iron cluster-binding protein, whose product is MRCLKVAFGMEDDEHLIDAHYGDSEFFAIYDVCEDGSVRLIEKRPNRAKDFEEEDEGHGDPRKFKAVVGQLLDVDVLAAFRMGPNFLRIRDKTNKVAFFTRTRDLKLALQRVLENFDELWEQVQTKKAEKPPIEE
- a CDS encoding Rossmann-like domain-containing protein; its protein translation is MLLKVIKRRALTLSSGLELVDFGFALPYTWVLVEGGEGRALGVAMTLPEEIQRYTNSIGEPSVEEFIERVDSLNVIERTLGLAAINAVSQYHMDLSGAEWVDVLDLIPENAGKVALIGNMPPLVRELREKGYELYVFERNPKLWDRETLSDVLEYHLLPEMDAVIASASCLVNGTIDMLLERAKRAKIFVLTGPTGQLLPEFLRGTGVTHLASMKVVDIKKAILGLKLGSFKGFEKGNRKYVVEVG
- the sufC gene encoding Fe-S cluster assembly ATPase SufC, which codes for MLKVENLHVNVENKEILRGVDLEINPGEFHVVMGPNGSGKSTLALTIAGHPKYEVRNGRILFEGEDITELGPDERAKRGILLAFQVPPEVEGVKIIEFLQQVLVELKGLDPVEAYDLIVEKAKELWFKEEDLHRYVNVGFSGGERKRLELLQAVLIEPKLLILDEPDSGVDVDSLSVISRKIEELHRKGTAILLITHYGRILEHIDRDRITVHVMKDGRIVRTGGGELVDRIDREGFAGVFEEVGA
- a CDS encoding ferritin family protein — its product is MKALERIEIRKAEVYRALLPLVPKDFKDDLKLLANHAERNAKLLREVDVSPNTRGMKEVEVALGFLEKALTDPEATVEDYYRYAIDAEKATAKLYSELSMKAKSEKTRRLFRWLAEISREHAEILRRHLEMWEFIQESVEDDEIPEDLIEQWFEDIDL
- a CDS encoding DUF2250 domain-containing protein → MSRGNTRGERPGSYRGFELLPVHLYVLAHLKKAGVDYAKMMSKMSGLPLELIEDSINDLLELGLIERDSGSAIKRSRARFKKAFEVHKHHTYYRLSREGELFVRSIDERWLKRYFNALLPNGWKVVNALAESRDVKGVTRIVKIKDDTLEELKILRFVTERGRKTEFFRRLWEFL
- a CDS encoding methyltransferase family protein, with protein sequence MRFWGIEPRVALFAFLYALLAFYLNFALGLQALRLPRMGAILVIAGVALWFICYLQVSRAYREGKLLTKGCYSRVRHPIYSIWGLLIIPGFSLVIGGFMLGLPAIYWFAVVRFIGDEEKALEERFGDE
- the cbiB gene encoding adenosylcobinamide-phosphate synthase CbiB — translated: MDALIVFLLALLWDLLLGEPPVELHPVVWFGRVAGFLDGKWKRRGPLPDFLAGALTALLVIAFALALSLLPLYLPFPLNYALAVYLLKSSFAMRSLHEHIARTITEDINEKRKAVSMIVSRDVKNLDESHLNSASIESLAENLNDSVIAPLFYFLLFGLPGALFYRAVNTIDAMLGYRNERYEFFGKFSARLDDVLNFIPARLTVLLYIPLGGLKVLRHYHLAKFKINSDKPMSAMSAVLGVWLEKPGVYRFPGREPKNKDIKRALKVYWFVVAEWVGIVLLLLAKGVCPCWSP
- a CDS encoding NifB/NifX family molybdenum-iron cluster-binding protein — protein: MRIAIPTNGGGLEDTVAPVFARAPAFAIIDVEGDEVKNVRVIQNPAANAAGGAGPLAVQTLINEGVEAIVAPQVGPNALGAIQAAGIKLYQVAPGTPVEEAVKAVTSGSAPSTTAPAPAYGPYPAAPATPVTPAAPAYPATPAYPAYPAYGFGPGWGRGWGRGRGWGRGWGRGGRGWGARLGYCPWTGRPSRRTLRWLYGWW
- a CDS encoding SUF-like minimal system protein SmsB, which encodes MTETITMSDAKAIIENQIEELARRNREPEWMTRIRYKALEAFERAPLNDPVISEERLLQFIAKPEIEGLPENIESLDDLPPEMKALLDRLGISEVEQKYIAGLAVQTDTGVIYNQFLQEWAKKGLIVLPTEEAVRKYPDLVKEHFLKLFRVDESKLTAYHTAVWNGGIFLYVKEGLKVPFPLHLFFLIQESALAQAPHIIIIAEKNTEFHLIEGCTAPILVKHSLHLDMTEAYFHEGAKGQLTVLQNWPEYVHTRPMTRAKVGKGARFINTTVGLGTGKSNVANPKYWVEENGYIELNGILLGQKDWFVDLGGEMYLQGKGAGGINASKAVIMDESTVITRGIIRAEAPKTKGHISCDALLLSDKATMETYPGLVSKVDDAELSHEAAIGKIREEELFYLMSRGLDEEKATQLIVKGFLEPMLKDIPMEFLVEIRKIIELAVSGGM
- a CDS encoding aminotransferase class I/II-fold pyridoxal phosphate-dependent enzyme; this translates as MLEPVKFSTYHGGAREEGLLDFSASLNPYPPGWLDEMFKRAKEISNRYPYYERLEEELEGLVGEPLIITAGITEALYLLGILALRGKKAIIPEHTYGEYERVSWIFGARVVKGPNEPEKLAELVERNSVVFFCNPNNPDGRFYSVRELKPLLDAVEDRGALLVLDEAFIDFVKKPDSPKGENIVKLRTFTKSYGLPGVRVGYVLGFEEAFRSVRMPWSIGSTGVAFLEFLIEDGFEHLRRTMPLIWREKERIEKALGVKSDANFFIKRVGNAEGFVDAMKKRGILVRNCESFGLPEYIRFSVRKPEENEMLIRAFKSMRV